The following are encoded in a window of Rissa tridactyla isolate bRisTri1 chromosome 3, bRisTri1.patW.cur.20221130, whole genome shotgun sequence genomic DNA:
- the PACC1 gene encoding proton-activated chloride channel isoform X1: MLRPEVSASYQELSEDVERVSENPTDEREGEMEVHEDASSVILPDSELGTTAPSLRFSKTCLKNVFSVILLFIYLLLMAVAVFLVYQTISDFREKLKHPVMSVSYKEVSLYDAPGIAFYPGKARLLSCKHHYYDHIPPLINPGQPGDIECTTRRINYTDPFTNQTMKYALVVQGPRDVKKKELVFLQFHLNETDQDFSAIDYLLFSSFQEFINSPEKAEFMKDCESSYSSWKFSGGFRTWVKMSLVKTKEEDGSETVEFKQETSVVNYIDQRTQPRSDQLFFVVFEWKDPFIQTVQDIITANPWNMIALLCGIFLALFKAADFAKLSVKWMIKIRKRHLKRRSQVMNHIN; the protein is encoded by the exons ATGCTAAGACCAGAGGTCTCCGCATCCTACCAGGAG CTGAGTGAAGATGTGGAGCGAGTATCTGAAAACCCAACAgatgaaagagaaggagagatggAAGTTCATGAAGATGCCAGCTCTGTTATTTTACCAG ATAGTGAACTGGGTACCACTGCCCCTTCTTTGCGTTTCAGCAAGACCTGCCTAAAGAATGTTTTTTCAGTAATTCTCCTGTTTATTTATCTGCTGCTCATGGCTGTAGCTGTGTTCCTTGTCTACCAAACCATCAGTGACTTCAGGGAGAAGCTCAAGCACCCAGTGATGTCTGTCTCTTACAAAGAAGTGTCCTTGTATGATGCACCTG GCATTGCCTTTTATCCAGGCAAGGCTCGGCTGCTTAGCTGCAAGCATCATTACTATGATCACATTCCGCCTCTGATAAATCCAGGTCAGCCAGGAGACATTGAATGCACCACTCGGAGAATCAACTACACAGATCCTTTTACTAATCAAACTATG AAGTATGCTTTGGTTGTTCAAGGCCCTCGTGATGTGAAGAAAAAGGAACTTGTGTTTTTGcagtttcatttaaatgaaacagaCCAAGATTTTAGTGCCATTGActaccttctgttttcttctttccaagaGTTCATCAACAG tccagaaaaagcagaattcatGAAGGACTGTGAAAGTTCATACTCCAGCTGGAAGTTTTCCGGAGGCTTTCGAACTTGGGTCAAGAtgtccttggtgaaaacaaaagaagaagacgGTAGTGAGACTGTTGAATTCAaacaagag acTAGTGTGGTTAACTACATTGACCAGAGAACTCAACCAAGAAGTGACCAACTGTTTTTTGTGGTATTTGAATGGAAAGATCCTTTTATACAGACTGTTCAAGAT atAATCACAGCAAATCCCTGGAACATGATTGCTCTTCTTTGTGGTATCTTTTTGGCTCTGTTCAAGGCAGCGGACTTTGCTAAATTAAGTGTTAAGTGGATGATCAAAATCCGAAAGAGACATCTGAAGAGGAGGAGTCAAGTAATGAACCACATAAACTGA
- the PACC1 gene encoding proton-activated chloride channel isoform X3: MLRPEVSASYQELSEDVERVSENPTDEREGEMEVHEDASSVILPAVFLVYQTISDFREKLKHPVMSVSYKEVSLYDAPGIAFYPGKARLLSCKHHYYDHIPPLINPGQPGDIECTTRRINYTDPFTNQTMKYALVVQGPRDVKKKELVFLQFHLNETDQDFSAIDYLLFSSFQEFINSPEKAEFMKDCESSYSSWKFSGGFRTWVKMSLVKTKEEDGSETVEFKQETSVVNYIDQRTQPRSDQLFFVVFEWKDPFIQTVQDIITANPWNMIALLCGIFLALFKAADFAKLSVKWMIKIRKRHLKRRSQVMNHIN, encoded by the exons ATGCTAAGACCAGAGGTCTCCGCATCCTACCAGGAG CTGAGTGAAGATGTGGAGCGAGTATCTGAAAACCCAACAgatgaaagagaaggagagatggAAGTTCATGAAGATGCCAGCTCTGTTATTTTACCAG CTGTGTTCCTTGTCTACCAAACCATCAGTGACTTCAGGGAGAAGCTCAAGCACCCAGTGATGTCTGTCTCTTACAAAGAAGTGTCCTTGTATGATGCACCTG GCATTGCCTTTTATCCAGGCAAGGCTCGGCTGCTTAGCTGCAAGCATCATTACTATGATCACATTCCGCCTCTGATAAATCCAGGTCAGCCAGGAGACATTGAATGCACCACTCGGAGAATCAACTACACAGATCCTTTTACTAATCAAACTATG AAGTATGCTTTGGTTGTTCAAGGCCCTCGTGATGTGAAGAAAAAGGAACTTGTGTTTTTGcagtttcatttaaatgaaacagaCCAAGATTTTAGTGCCATTGActaccttctgttttcttctttccaagaGTTCATCAACAG tccagaaaaagcagaattcatGAAGGACTGTGAAAGTTCATACTCCAGCTGGAAGTTTTCCGGAGGCTTTCGAACTTGGGTCAAGAtgtccttggtgaaaacaaaagaagaagacgGTAGTGAGACTGTTGAATTCAaacaagag acTAGTGTGGTTAACTACATTGACCAGAGAACTCAACCAAGAAGTGACCAACTGTTTTTTGTGGTATTTGAATGGAAAGATCCTTTTATACAGACTGTTCAAGAT atAATCACAGCAAATCCCTGGAACATGATTGCTCTTCTTTGTGGTATCTTTTTGGCTCTGTTCAAGGCAGCGGACTTTGCTAAATTAAGTGTTAAGTGGATGATCAAAATCCGAAAGAGACATCTGAAGAGGAGGAGTCAAGTAATGAACCACATAAACTGA
- the PACC1 gene encoding proton-activated chloride channel isoform X5 encodes MLRPEVSASYQELSEDVERVSENPTDEREGEMEVHEDASSVILPDSELGTTAPSLRFSKTCLKNVFSVILLFIYLLLMAVAVFLVYQTISDFREKLKHPVMSVSYKEVSLYDAPGIAFYPGKARLLSCKHHYYDHIPPLINPGQPGDIECTTRRINYTDPFTNQTMKYALVVQGPRDVKKKELVFLQFHLNETDQDFSAIDYLLFSSFQEFINRSGINPVLNFLESSTLFPTLFARSDWLDGRINPRRDGEVSLCS; translated from the exons ATGCTAAGACCAGAGGTCTCCGCATCCTACCAGGAG CTGAGTGAAGATGTGGAGCGAGTATCTGAAAACCCAACAgatgaaagagaaggagagatggAAGTTCATGAAGATGCCAGCTCTGTTATTTTACCAG ATAGTGAACTGGGTACCACTGCCCCTTCTTTGCGTTTCAGCAAGACCTGCCTAAAGAATGTTTTTTCAGTAATTCTCCTGTTTATTTATCTGCTGCTCATGGCTGTAGCTGTGTTCCTTGTCTACCAAACCATCAGTGACTTCAGGGAGAAGCTCAAGCACCCAGTGATGTCTGTCTCTTACAAAGAAGTGTCCTTGTATGATGCACCTG GCATTGCCTTTTATCCAGGCAAGGCTCGGCTGCTTAGCTGCAAGCATCATTACTATGATCACATTCCGCCTCTGATAAATCCAGGTCAGCCAGGAGACATTGAATGCACCACTCGGAGAATCAACTACACAGATCCTTTTACTAATCAAACTATG AAGTATGCTTTGGTTGTTCAAGGCCCTCGTGATGTGAAGAAAAAGGAACTTGTGTTTTTGcagtttcatttaaatgaaacagaCCAAGATTTTAGTGCCATTGActaccttctgttttcttctttccaagaGTTCATCAACAG GAGTGGAATTAATCCTGTCCTGAACTTTCTTGAAAGCTCCACCCTGTTTCCCACCTT ATTTGCCAGGTCAGACTGGTTAGATGGCAGAATCAATCCACGAAGAGATGGGGAAGTGTCGCTTTGTTCCTAG
- the PACC1 gene encoding proton-activated chloride channel isoform X2 — MEVHEDASSVILPDSELGTTAPSLRFSKTCLKNVFSVILLFIYLLLMAVAVFLVYQTISDFREKLKHPVMSVSYKEVSLYDAPGIAFYPGKARLLSCKHHYYDHIPPLINPGQPGDIECTTRRINYTDPFTNQTMKYALVVQGPRDVKKKELVFLQFHLNETDQDFSAIDYLLFSSFQEFINSPEKAEFMKDCESSYSSWKFSGGFRTWVKMSLVKTKEEDGSETVEFKQETSVVNYIDQRTQPRSDQLFFVVFEWKDPFIQTVQDIITANPWNMIALLCGIFLALFKAADFAKLSVKWMIKIRKRHLKRRSQVMNHIN, encoded by the exons atggAAGTTCATGAAGATGCCAGCTCTGTTATTTTACCAG ATAGTGAACTGGGTACCACTGCCCCTTCTTTGCGTTTCAGCAAGACCTGCCTAAAGAATGTTTTTTCAGTAATTCTCCTGTTTATTTATCTGCTGCTCATGGCTGTAGCTGTGTTCCTTGTCTACCAAACCATCAGTGACTTCAGGGAGAAGCTCAAGCACCCAGTGATGTCTGTCTCTTACAAAGAAGTGTCCTTGTATGATGCACCTG GCATTGCCTTTTATCCAGGCAAGGCTCGGCTGCTTAGCTGCAAGCATCATTACTATGATCACATTCCGCCTCTGATAAATCCAGGTCAGCCAGGAGACATTGAATGCACCACTCGGAGAATCAACTACACAGATCCTTTTACTAATCAAACTATG AAGTATGCTTTGGTTGTTCAAGGCCCTCGTGATGTGAAGAAAAAGGAACTTGTGTTTTTGcagtttcatttaaatgaaacagaCCAAGATTTTAGTGCCATTGActaccttctgttttcttctttccaagaGTTCATCAACAG tccagaaaaagcagaattcatGAAGGACTGTGAAAGTTCATACTCCAGCTGGAAGTTTTCCGGAGGCTTTCGAACTTGGGTCAAGAtgtccttggtgaaaacaaaagaagaagacgGTAGTGAGACTGTTGAATTCAaacaagag acTAGTGTGGTTAACTACATTGACCAGAGAACTCAACCAAGAAGTGACCAACTGTTTTTTGTGGTATTTGAATGGAAAGATCCTTTTATACAGACTGTTCAAGAT atAATCACAGCAAATCCCTGGAACATGATTGCTCTTCTTTGTGGTATCTTTTTGGCTCTGTTCAAGGCAGCGGACTTTGCTAAATTAAGTGTTAAGTGGATGATCAAAATCCGAAAGAGACATCTGAAGAGGAGGAGTCAAGTAATGAACCACATAAACTGA
- the PACC1 gene encoding proton-activated chloride channel isoform X4: MEVHEDASSVILPAVFLVYQTISDFREKLKHPVMSVSYKEVSLYDAPGIAFYPGKARLLSCKHHYYDHIPPLINPGQPGDIECTTRRINYTDPFTNQTMKYALVVQGPRDVKKKELVFLQFHLNETDQDFSAIDYLLFSSFQEFINSPEKAEFMKDCESSYSSWKFSGGFRTWVKMSLVKTKEEDGSETVEFKQETSVVNYIDQRTQPRSDQLFFVVFEWKDPFIQTVQDIITANPWNMIALLCGIFLALFKAADFAKLSVKWMIKIRKRHLKRRSQVMNHIN, from the exons atggAAGTTCATGAAGATGCCAGCTCTGTTATTTTACCAG CTGTGTTCCTTGTCTACCAAACCATCAGTGACTTCAGGGAGAAGCTCAAGCACCCAGTGATGTCTGTCTCTTACAAAGAAGTGTCCTTGTATGATGCACCTG GCATTGCCTTTTATCCAGGCAAGGCTCGGCTGCTTAGCTGCAAGCATCATTACTATGATCACATTCCGCCTCTGATAAATCCAGGTCAGCCAGGAGACATTGAATGCACCACTCGGAGAATCAACTACACAGATCCTTTTACTAATCAAACTATG AAGTATGCTTTGGTTGTTCAAGGCCCTCGTGATGTGAAGAAAAAGGAACTTGTGTTTTTGcagtttcatttaaatgaaacagaCCAAGATTTTAGTGCCATTGActaccttctgttttcttctttccaagaGTTCATCAACAG tccagaaaaagcagaattcatGAAGGACTGTGAAAGTTCATACTCCAGCTGGAAGTTTTCCGGAGGCTTTCGAACTTGGGTCAAGAtgtccttggtgaaaacaaaagaagaagacgGTAGTGAGACTGTTGAATTCAaacaagag acTAGTGTGGTTAACTACATTGACCAGAGAACTCAACCAAGAAGTGACCAACTGTTTTTTGTGGTATTTGAATGGAAAGATCCTTTTATACAGACTGTTCAAGAT atAATCACAGCAAATCCCTGGAACATGATTGCTCTTCTTTGTGGTATCTTTTTGGCTCTGTTCAAGGCAGCGGACTTTGCTAAATTAAGTGTTAAGTGGATGATCAAAATCCGAAAGAGACATCTGAAGAGGAGGAGTCAAGTAATGAACCACATAAACTGA